Proteins from a genomic interval of Pseudomonadota bacterium:
- a CDS encoding four helix bundle protein gives MEIKSFEDLEVWNKAKDLVLKIYKMTVNFPKEETYSITSQMKRAALSVPANIAEGFGRYHYLNKAKFYLNS, from the coding sequence GTGGAGATAAAAAGCTTTGAAGATCTGGAAGTTTGGAATAAAGCGAAAGATCTGGTTTTAAAGATTTACAAGATGACAGTGAACTTTCCCAAAGAAGAAACTTACAGCATAACATCACAAATGAAAAGGGCAGCATTGTCTGTACCGGCAAATATTGCCGAGGGATTCGGGCGATATCATTATCTTAATAAAGCCAAATTTTATCTCAATTCATGA